One Triticum dicoccoides isolate Atlit2015 ecotype Zavitan chromosome 4B, WEW_v2.0, whole genome shotgun sequence genomic window carries:
- the LOC119291559 gene encoding cyclic dof factor 1-like, producing MGQLRAAAGAGGDCLIKLFGKTIPVPDAGAGDVHKDLQHRGSTTAEPKVQEIAPQDSTGSPQQPEVVDVEDPSAAKNSAADQQDEEQGDTANQKEKLKKPDKILPCPRCSSMDTKFCYYNNYNINQPRHFCKNCQRYWTAGGAMRNVPVGAGRRKSKSISAASHFLQRIRAALPGDPLCTPVNTNGTVLSFGSNASTLDVSEQMKHIKELNSVTRTENTDAPSVGSSAEGWAKGEESSQMNSRERVAAERSANCAQHPCMNGAAMWPFSCAPSPAYFASNVAIPFYPAAAAAYWGCMVPGAWNTPWQPQPQPQPQPQCQSSSLPSAASPVSTMSSCFQSRKHPRDGDEERDTKGNGKVWVPKTIRIDDVDEVARSSIWSLIGIKGDKVEKDDGKGCKLARVFDPKDEAKMSSHRGNNSLPFLKGNPAALSRSVNFQERS from the exons ATGGGGCAGCTCAGGGCGGCAGCGGGAGCCGGCGGAGACTGCCTGATCAAGCTGTTCGGGAAGACCATCCCCGTGCCGGACGCCGGCGCCGGAGACGTCCACAAG GACCTTCAGCACAGAGGCAGCACCACGGCTGAACCAAAGGTGCAAGAAATCGCCCCTCAGGACTCCACGGGCTCGCCTCAGCAGCCGGAGGTTGTGGACGTCGAGGATCCATCTGCTGCCAAGAACTCAGCAGCAGATCAACAAGACGAAGAACAGGGGGACACGGCCAACCAGAAGGAGAAGCTCAAGAAGCCTGACAAGATCCTGCCCTGCCCACGCTGTAGCAGCATGGACACCAAGTTCTGCTACTACAACAACTACAACATCAACCAGCCGCGCCACTTCTGCAAGAACTGCCAGAGGTACTGGACGGCCGGAGGCGCCATGCGCAACGTGCCCGTCGGCGCAGGCCGCCGCAAGAGCAAGAGCATATCGGCCGCCTCCCACTTCCTTCAGAGGATAAGGGCCGCTCTGCCCGGTGATCCTCTCTGCACCCCAGTCAACACCAATGGCACGGTGCTCAGCTTCGGCTCCAATGCGTCCACCTTAGACGTCTCAGAACAGATGAAGCACATAAAGGAGCTCAACTCAGTAACCCGGACCGAGAACACCGATGCCCCGTCAGTAGGGTCTTCTGCTGAAGGATGGGCAAAGGGAGAAGAGTCGAGCCAAATGAACTCGAGGGAGAGAGTTGCAGCAGAGAGATCCGCAAATTGTGCGCAGCATCCATGCATGAACGGGGCAGCCATGTGGCCATTCAGTTGTGCACCGTCACCTGCCTATTTCGCCTCAAACGTAGCAATTCCATTCtatccagctgctgctgctgcctacTGGGGCTGCATGGTTCCGGGAGCCTGGAACACTCCATGGCAGCCACAGCCacagccgcagccgcagccgcagtGTCAATCTAGCTCACTACCTAGTGCTGCTTCTCCGGTATCGACAATGTCCAGTTGCTTCCAATCCCGAAAGCATCCTAGAGATGGTGACGAGGAAAGAGATACCAAGGGTAATGGCAAGGTGTGGGTGCCCAAGACGATCCGGATCGATGACGTAGATGAGGTAGCCAGGAGTTCTATCTGGTCACTTATTGGGATCAAGGGTGACAAGGTGGAGAAGGATGATGGCAAAGGGTGTAAGCTTGCAAGGGTTTTTGATCCAAAGGATGAGGCAAAGATGTCAAGCCACAGAGGTAACAATAGCCTGCCATTCTTGAAGGGGAACCCAGCTGCACTGTCGCGCTCAGTGAACTTCCAAGAGAGATCTTGA
- the LOC119291560 gene encoding uncharacterized protein LOC119291560 gives MVGRKPMRRRRADHPSPPPPQSFGATARPTSPRSSTSASAVANLDELLYTPSASEPRSFPHAVKQQCWEKAEKVPGRDPERWRRDALGNIVFRKLVGCPGCLCHDYDHIVPYSKGGKSTLENCQVLQATVNRSKGNNTEISKSELAQRSAYCRVSGRDMDLFELSAFGNVRRGPDSGGCKIQ, from the exons ATGGTGGGCCGGAAGCCGATGCGCCGGCGCCGCGCCGACCAcccgtctccgccgccgccgcagtccTTCGGTGCCACGGCCCGGCCGACTTCCCCCCgctcctccacctccgcctccgccgtcgccaacCTGGACGAGCTGCTCTACACGCCGTCCGCGTCGGAGCCCCGGAGCTTCCCGCACGCGGTGAAGCAGCAGTGCTGGGAGAAGGCCGAGAAGGTGCCTGGGCGCGACCCGGAGAGGTGGCGCCGCGACGCGCTCGGCAACATCGTCTTCCGCAAGCTCGTTGGCTGCCCCGGCTGCCTCTGCCACGACTACGACCACATCGTGCCCTATTCCAAG GGCGGGAAGAGCACATTGGAGAACTGCCAGGTTTTGCAG GCTACTGTGAATCGATCTAAAGGGAACAATACTGAGATATCCAAGTCTGAACTAGCACAGAGAAGCGCATATTGTCGGGTTTCAG GACGTGATATGGATCTTTTTGAACTCTCTGCCTTTGGGAATGTTCGACGAGGGCCAGATTCAGGGGGCTGCAAAATCCAATGA